A part of Fibrobacter sp. UWB15 genomic DNA contains:
- a CDS encoding FISUMP domain-containing protein produces the protein MKKSFQRVIATLNLFQGKQSLTIFMLAAMLAFSACDDSSSASSDETGVSGSSVESSDSSVTLSGASAESNGSSDENMEKDKSSSSDTKSSSSTKETKVSSDSKSSSSIKSGDSSSSKKDVSSSSVNSSSSVKSSSSSSVKQSSSSVASSSSEYKPYNHMKAFNSDSVLTGAYKQFTYEGRSYYYLTINGTNQNDEAASVTVMAENLNVGEMVDGDKDQNNDSKIERYCYDNDTTNCQKYGGLYQWAEMMKLPSECNTKSCADSIKPNHQGICPNGWRLLTYDDLYVIVHADGNKNGAADIRSTNFGGMNFSGYSLMGAGENWNKKFKSLKEHTYWFYPEESDEYKNDGAWAGSQSRTSTTDVGRSQQYKTQGFSARCVKVE, from the coding sequence ATGAAGAAGTCTTTCCAGCGTGTCATTGCGACCCTGAACTTGTTTCAGGGGAAGCAATCTCTAACCATCTTTATGTTGGCGGCAATGCTTGCGTTCTCGGCTTGCGATGACTCTTCGTCGGCTAGTTCCGACGAAACAGGTGTTTCCGGTTCGTCTGTAGAGTCATCTGATTCGAGTGTCACCCTGAGCGGAGCGTCAGCGGAGTCGAATGGGTCTAGTGACGAAAATATGGAAAAAGACAAGTCATCGAGTAGTGACACTAAGTCTAGCAGTTCCACAAAAGAAACAAAAGTCTCTTCTGACTCCAAGAGCTCCAGTTCCATAAAGTCGGGAGATTCTTCTAGCAGCAAGAAGGATGTATCTAGTTCGTCGGTCAATTCTTCGTCAAGTGTCAAGTCTAGCAGCAGTTCTTCTGTGAAACAGTCTTCTTCATCGGTTGCTTCTAGTAGCAGCGAGTATAAGCCTTATAATCATATGAAGGCTTTTAATTCGGATAGCGTACTTACAGGGGCTTATAAACAGTTTACATACGAAGGAAGGTCCTACTATTATCTAACAATCAATGGTACAAACCAAAATGATGAAGCCGCGTCTGTCACAGTTATGGCAGAAAACCTGAATGTTGGCGAAATGGTTGATGGCGATAAGGACCAAAATAACGATTCCAAGATAGAACGATATTGTTATGACAATGATACGACGAATTGCCAGAAATATGGCGGACTCTATCAATGGGCGGAAATGATGAAGTTGCCGAGCGAATGCAACACCAAGAGTTGTGCTGACTCTATTAAGCCAAACCATCAGGGAATTTGCCCTAATGGCTGGCGACTTTTGACATATGATGATTTGTATGTAATTGTGCATGCTGATGGTAACAAAAATGGTGCTGCTGATATTAGAAGTACGAATTTTGGCGGCATGAATTTTAGTGGATATTCTTTGATGGGGGCTGGAGAGAATTGGAATAAAAAATTCAAAAGTTTGAAAGAACATACGTATTGGTTTTATCCAGAAGAATCAGATGAATACAAAAATGACGGTGCTTGGGCGGGTTCTCAAAGTCGAACTTCTACGACGGATGTCGGAAGATCTCAACAATATAAAACACAGGGCTTTTCTGCTCGTTGTGTAAAGGTTGAATAA